A single Chanos chanos chromosome 8, fChaCha1.1, whole genome shotgun sequence DNA region contains:
- the itsn2a gene encoding intersectin-2a, protein MDSSIRYKAVINGIILSLALSLSLSGGCSIWAITPEERGKHDKQFDSLNPTLGYVSGEQARNFFLQSGLPSPVLAQIWALADMGKDGKMDRLEFSIAMKLIKLQLQGQPLPSALPIIMKQTPTPMMTSSSRFGMGSMPNLTVMPTMPILTPVPIQSSVPAVPGLVPVGMPVPLLPSLSTPALPNGTASLLTPAPAPPLTSSGLSKSHSLLDLASSSSNSSSSTSLVSNSPKTGASDWAVPHASRLKYRQQFNSLDKLMSGYLSGPQVRNALTASNLTQTQLATIWNLADVDRDGQLRADEFILAMHLVDMAKCGHPLPLSLPPELVPPSLRALKSCDLLNGSMPLISTGHTDLIDPEPALRSKSNVAFEDKLRENFQRGSAELEKRRQALQEEQRREEERRRQKEREEQEQRERETREQEARRKQEEERRLERQREIDRQREEERLKELERLEAEKREYERQKKLEWECEQRAELQSRRERIQRDITLLTARKKTLEQELEAVGNRHRQISDCLRDAQSKKQVQRAELDLTNQKRDRRISEISALQIEFEDFEKKLSQLVPERQRLSDHLKNLSQSSTAAPAVSVMKNSVNEKGHSCRKLKEQLDALERETTVKLSEIDRYNRDLKSVEMDDYVLQGLLSLLGCLTNLFFLIKGLRERQSQQQAVLDKLNTVKEQKIKELQRRRKDEERKRREEEERRKREEEEEAARQAKLQQEEAERQRKLLQEREAQLREEQELQAQARLRQAQEEAAALERRREEERRREAERRRADEQKRMERERNAVSLHTESNCTEGVEPVLNAQGNSATLSTYRALYPFTARNADELTLDAGCLVQVDKSTVGEPGWLYGHYHGNTGWFPESYAEKYSLAENLTNTPKQALIPPGQSTTTTSSGIPHVNTDTPEHPLTLESSSDTHDSTHTERVQVVALCSWTAKMESHLNFSKDDIITVLEQQENWWLGELNGEQGWFPKTYVSVVTSSDTQTEPLYSTVDEYDGPDSSQTEEYVALYTYESPESGDLTFQAEDTIMVMEREGEWWRGCIGDQSGLFPSNYVKVKDTGAPNKKPEIAQVSTANVATTKEQLSLTPGQLIVILGKNSNGWWLGELQARGKRRQKGWFRSANVRLLEQGSGKTTPAPVPLCQVIAMYDYKAANDDEMSFLKGQLINVLNKDDPDWWKGELNGVTGLFPTNYVTQTTDSDPSQQCKSHLHPLLIHTLSFTSHLPTQGCADLVSLDSMSAQERRRQGYIHELIQTEERYVEDLELVLEVFHKPMSESGRLTEKEMGMIFVNWRELIMCNTKLLKALRVRKKTCGERAAVQMIGDILEAELSHMPAYIRFCSCQLNGAALLTQKTDQEPEFKLFLKKIASNYRCKGMPLSSFLLKPMQRITRYPLHIKNILENTPPGHVDEFHLRAALERAEELCSQVNEGVREKENSDRLEWIQNHVQCEGIIEHLVFNSLTNCLGPRKLLHSGRLHKSKSSKELWAFLFNDFLLLTYTSKQFSSGADKLFNPKSNTQFKMYKTPVFLNEVLVKMPSDPCSDDPVFHISHIDRVYTIKADTINERTTWVQRIKAASEHFIETEKKRREKAYQARSLKSSGIGRLLVTVQEATELKPCKPNGKSNPYCELTMGAQCYTSRPLSDTVNPKWNFSCQFFIKDLYQDVLCITIFERDQFSPDDFLGRTEVPVATIKRDQESKGAATRRLLLHEVPTGEVTVRLDLQLYDQTPLH, encoded by the exons atggatagCAGCATCAGAT ACAAGGCTGTCATAAACGGAAtaatcctctctctcgctctctctctctctctctcaggcggGTGCAGTATCTGGGCCATAactccagaggagagagggaaacatgATAAACAGTTTGACTCTCTCAATCCCACACTGGGATATGTGTCAG GAGAGCAGGCACGCAACTTTTTCCTGCAGTCTGGACTCCCTTCTCCAGTTCTGGCCCAGATATG ggCTCTGGCTGACATGGGTAAGGATGGAAAGATGGACAGATTGGAGTTCTCCATTGCAATGAAACTGATCAAACTGCAGCTGCAGGGCCAGCCCCTTCCCTCTGCCCTGCCAATCATAATGAAGCAGACACCCACCCCCATGATGACATCGTCGTCTCGATTCG GAATGGGCTCGATGCCAAACCTCACCGTAATGCCCACGATGCCAATCCTGACACCTGTGCCAATCCAGTCCTCTGTGCCCGCTGTGCCAGGCCTGGTGCCTGTGGGCATGCCTGTAcctctcctgccctctctcaGTACACCAGCTCTACCAAACGGCACCGCCTCCCTCCTCACCCCCGCGCCCGCGCCCCCCCTCACCAGCTCCG gtctaaGTAAATCACACTCATTGCTGGACTTGGCCTCCAGTAG TTCaaactcttcctcctccacctctctggTGAGTAACTCCCCCAAAACCGGTGCCTCCGATTGGGCAGTTCCTCACGCATCCCGCCTCAAATACAGacagcagtttaacagcctgGACAAACTGATGAGCGGGTAcctgtcag gTCCTCAGGTCAGAAATGCTCTCACTGCCTccaacctcacacagacacagttagcCACCATCTG gaatcTGGCTGATGTTGACAGAGATGGCCAGTTGAGGGCAGATGAGTTTATTCTGGCCATGCACCTGGTGGACATGGCCAAGTGTGGGCACCCGCTTCCACTCAGCCTGCCCCCTGAACTAGTGCCACCCTCACTGag agcactgaagTCATGTGACCTGCTGAATGGATCGATGCCTTTAATTAGTACTGGACACACTGATCTCATTGATCCAGAACCTGCCCTGAGGAGCAAGAGCAATG tgGCATTTGAGGACAAGTTGCGGGAGAATTTCCAGCGTGGCAGCGCAGAGCTGGAGAAACGCAGGCAGGCTTTgcaagaggagcagaggagagaggaggagaggaggagacagaaggagagagaggagcaggaacagagggaaagagagaccaGAGAACAGGAGGCCCGTAgaaagcaggaggaggagagaaggctagagagacagagagagatagacagacagagagaggaggagaggttgAAAGAACTGGAGAGACTGGAG gcagaGAAGCGTGAgtatgagagacagaagaagTTGGAGTGGGAGTGTGAACAGCGGGCAGAGCTGCAGTCTCGCCGTGAGCGTATCCAGAGAGACATCACTCTCCTCACCGCCCGGAAGAAGACCTTGGAACAGGAGCTGGAGGCTGTG GGCAACAGGCACAGACAGATATCTGACTGTCTCCGTGACGCACAGAGCAAGAAGCAGGTCCAGAGGGCGGAGCTTgatctgaccaatcagaagagGGACAGGCGTATTAGTGAGATCAGCGCTTTGCAGATTGAGTTTGAG GACTTTGAGAAGAAGCTGAGTCAGCTGgtcccagagagacagagactgtctgaCCACCTGAAAAACCTCAGTCAGAGCAGCACTGCcg CTCCAGCAGTGAGTGTGATGAAGAACAGCGTGAATGAGAAGGGACATTCCTGTCGGAAACTAAAGGAGCAACTGGAtgctctggagagagagaccacagtgAAACTCTCCGAAATTGACCGCTACAACCGCGACCTGAAG TCTGTAGAAATGGATGACTATGTGCTTCAGGGTCTACTCTCTCTACTGGGCTGTCTTACCAATCTCTTCTTCCTAATAAAG GGCCTGCGGGAGAGACAGAGCCAACAGCAGGCAGTCCTGGACAAACTAAACACGGTGAAGGAGCAGAAGATTAAAGAACTGCAGCGACGCAGAAAagatgaggagaggaagaggagagaggaggaggagaggagaaagagagaggaggaagaggaagctgCCAG acaggcAAAGCTGCAgcaggaggaggcagagaggcaaAGAAAACTCCTCCAGGAGAGGGAGGCCCAACTCCGGGAGGAGCAGGAGCTCCAGGCCCAGGCTCGCCTCCGACAGGCCCAGGAGGAGGCAGCTGcactggagaggagaagagaggaggaacgtaggagagaagcagag aggagaagagcagatgagcaaaagagaatggagagggagagaaacgcTGTCAGTCTTCACACGGAATCCAACTGCACAGAAG GTGTGGAGCCTGTGTTGAATGCACAAGGAAACTCCGCCACCCTTAGCACCTACAGAGCCCTGTACCCCTTCACTGCCAGGAATGCTGACGAACTCACTCTAGACGCTGGCTGCCTGGTTCag GTAGACAAGTCAACGGTAGGGGAGCCCGGTTGGTTGTACGGCcattaccatggtaacacagGATGGTTTCCTGAAAGCTATGCAGAGAAATACAGTCTGGCTGAGAATTTAACCAACACACCCAAACAGGCCCTCATACCCCCAGGCCAGTCAACAACTACAACCAGCTCAGG AATTCCACATGTCAACACGGATACTCCTGAGCATCCTCTCACTCTTGAATCCTCCTCTGATACACATGACTCGACACACACAGAACGCGTTCAG GTTGTTGCTCTCTGCTCTTGGACAGCGAAGATGGAGAGTCACCTTAACTTCTCTAAGGATGACATCATCACGGTTCTAGAGCAGCAGGAGAACTGGTGGCTGGGCGAGCTAAACGGAGAACAGGGCTGGTTCCCCAAAACCTATGTTTCCGTGGTGACCAGCAGTGATACACAGACCGA acCGCTGTACTCCACTGTTGATGAGTATGATGGACCAGACTCCAGTCAGACAGAAG AGTATGTGGCTCTGTACACGTACGAGAGTCCAGAGTCAGGTGACCTGACCTTCCAAGCAGAGGACACCATCATggtgatggagagggagggggagtggTGGAGGGGGTGTATTGGTGACCAATCAGGACTCTTCCCTTCTAACTACGTCAAAGTCAAAGACACAGGGGCTCCAAATAAGAAACCAG AGATTGCCCAGGTGAGCACAGCTAACGTTGCCACGACAAAAGAACAACTGAGCCTCACACCTGGGCAGCTCATCGTCATCCTCGGCAAGAACTCCAATGGCTGGTGGCTGGGAGAGCTACAG GCGAGGGGTAAGAGGCGTCAGAAAGGCTGGTTCAGATCTGCCAATGTCCGTCTGCTGGAACAGGGCAGTGGCAAGACCACACCTGCTCCAGTACCAT tgtgtcagGTCATCGCCATGTACGACTATAAAGCAGCTAATGACGATGAGATGAGTTTCCTCAAAGGCCAACTTATCAACGTGTTGAACAAAGATGATCCTGATTGGTGGAAAGGAGAACTCAATGGAGTGACAGGCCTGTTCCCCACCAATTATGTCACTCAGACCACAGACTCTGACCCCAGTCAGCAATGTAAGTCCCACCTTCACCctctcctcatacacacactttcctttacctcacacttacctacaca agggtGTGCTGATCTGGTGAGTCTGGACTCCATGTCTGCtcaggagagaaggagacagggcTACATTCACGAGCTCATTCAGACTGAGGAGAGATATGTGGAGGACCTGGAGTTGGTGCtagag gTGTTCCATAAACCCATGAGTGAGTCAGGCCGTCTGACAGAGAAGGAAATGGGAATGATTTTCGTGAACTGGAGAGAGCTCATTATGTGCAACACCAAACTGCTGAA agctctGCGTGTGCGTAAGAAGACGTGTGGAGAGAGAGCGGCGGTGCAGATGATCGGGGATATTCTGGAGGCTGAGCTGTCCCACATGCCGGCTTATATCCGCTTCTGCAGCTGCCAACTCAACGGCGCCGCCCTGCTGACACAAAAAACAGACCAGGAGCCCGAATTCAAACTCTTCCTAAAG AAAATTGCCAGTAATTACCGGTGTAAAGGGATGCCACTCTCCAGCTTCCTGCTCAAACCAATGCAGAGGATCACACGCTACCCACTGCACATTAAGAAT ATTTTGGAGAACACTCCACCAGGTCATGTGGATGAGTTCCACCTGCGGGCGGCTCTGGAGCGGGCGGAGGAGCTCTGCTCCCAGGTAAacgagggagtgagggagaaagagaactcAGACCGACTGGAATGGATCCAGAACCACGTCCAGTGTGAGGGAATCATTGAG CACCTGGTTTTTAATTCACTGACAAACTGTCTGGGCCCTCGGAAACTCCTGCACAGTGGCCGACTACACAAGTCCAAGAGCAGTAAAGAACTCTGGGCCTTTCTCTTCAACGACTTCTTACTCCTCACCTACACGTCCAAGCAGTTCTCGTCAGGAGCAGACAAACTCTTCAACCCCAAATCCAACACGCagtttaaaatgtataaaacg cctgTTTTCCTGAATGAGGTCCTTGTTAAGATGCCCTCTGACCCCTGCAGTGATGACCCAGTGTTCCATATTTCACACATAGACCGTGTTTACACGATCAAGGCTGACACCATCAACGAGAG GACGACATGGGTTCAGAGGATTAAAGCTGCTTCAGAACATTtcatagagacagagaagaagaggagagagaaagcatatcAAG cgCGCTCTTTGAAGTCCAGTGGTATTGGTCGATTGTTAGTAACAGTTCAGGAAGCTACAGAATTGAAACCCTGCAAACCcaatg ggaagaGTAATCCGTACTGTGAGCTGACAATGGGAGCACAGTGCTACACCTCTCGTCCTCTGAGCGACACAGTAAATCCCAAATGGAACTTCAGCTGTCAGTTCTTCATCAAAGACCTGTACCAAGATGTTCTGTGTATCACCATCTTTGAGAGAGATCAGTTCTCACCTGATG